TTCACTAGTAATGATGATTGCTGTAAAAGTTTAGGTAATATATGACCTGAAACAAAGATCACTATATTATTCTGTTACACTGAGGGTGCAATGTTGGctaatgttatttttcaaatttatttttgtatgcTTTACTTGTGACGGACTAAATTCTGTTGAAGTGTCAGATATATGGAACCTCAGCATAATACATCCTTATATCATTCACTTCGTACCTTCAGTTATGTTGAATTGATAAGTGCAGATCAATTTGTCAATTCTTTTGAATGTGAAATGCTTGCTCATATATCCAGTGACATTCATATTTGAATGCACAATCATATGGTGACTTGTCTTAGAAGAATCCAAATGTATTGCTGCTGTTCTGATACTGATTTTCTTGTAATTAGGTATCCTTACTTTTGAAGGAGAGTTTCATCGATTCGTTTCCTAGTCGTGATCGACCATTTATGAAGGTGTGTTCCATgacataattttcttttgtttctctgAGTTAACTGAACAGCCCATTGGCTTGATCATTCTGGAGAATTAGCTAGCTGTTGGGATTTTAGTCTTATGTATTTCCTTAAGGTCATTATTATTGTTATCTTATTTTTGCCTATTTTCTGAAAGTAGTTTATAATAGATGGTGttggtttctgtgttctgtgTTCGTATTTGGATGAGTGTAGTATAGGATGTCACGCTGAAGACATCTAAGTTTTTAGTCGAGTCATGTAGATAAATCACTGATTTAACctcctttttctcttcatttttgAAAGTGACTTGTAATAATTCTTACTTCAATGCTTACTCGGGATGCTCTTTAAATTGTAATACAGCGGAAAGCATACTGATGTTTCCGTTTCTCCCTAAATGCTATGCAGCTTTTTGTGGACACTCAGCTCTTTTCTGTACATACGGATCTTGTTCTCTCATTCTTCCAGAAGGAATAGTCCTAATCTGAACATACGCCATGCTGAGGTCTGGCAGTGAGTTATATTTTCCTGTTGTAACCTGAACGTAAGTTCGGTATAATGTCAAATTATTAAGTGACATAATATTCAAGAACTCAATCTGGCTTCTTGAAATGGCACTTCTCTTCCCCAAATGAAAGTTGCCTGCTTCGCGTCGCGGCATTCTGTATCATGATGAACTTGTATTCCAGCATATGAGAGAACTCGCAGAATTCTGGTATCCCGCTTGAAGTGTAAatagtaattttgttttatttacttgAGTTAGTAAAACATGACTGTTTCAcagttccgatttaataaaaatgtaGCGGTTGGTTATTGAGACATACCCGCCTTATGCTGTTGTTCGGTCTGGCAGGCTGGTGCTTAACTTCTTGAGGATATGCACATTGGTTGTGTGGgggccttcttttttttccccccacCCACCCCCCCCGATCTTAAACAAAGTTACTTTGAATGGTGCTAAGTGCAACATTTCCTAAAATCctgcaaacaaaaatatacagAACTTTTTCTCCACCAATTCGACTTTACGAAGTCTTGAAAATTTTTAGGTTTCCTGGTTAAGTTTCATGCCAAATCTCATGTATAATTCTTGGAATGCATTCAGAAATTTTACCgagtaattaaaaataaagaatatcaTACAACTTTTGAATACAGTAACAGTCCAGGTTAAAATACATTTACTTGGAGGgaagtgaaaaaaacaaaaaaagggtgTCTTTCAACCAGTGGTTGGGGATATTTGAAGGGATGTTTTTGGCTCAAGTGGgatcaatataaaaaaaaaaaaaaaaaaaaaaaaaaaaaaaggggaaaggtGGGTTTGCATTGCATGTGTTTCAGCCTGCCAGGTGATCCAAGAACAGTGCTAGACAATACCCTACTTGTGCAATTTCCAAACGTACAATACAATAATAGTTTCAGGGGCAAATAAATGCAACCAAACATTAGGAACTCTCTTAAATACTtcggtttttttgttttacttttaacaccccaccaccaccaccactttCATTGAATTCAGTTATATCATCACTATGAGGGTCCTAATAATGCAAGTCTTGGTCACCGCCAATTCAAAGATGGCCTTCTTCTATTTTCAAAGTCAATATATATGTCTCTATTTTTCTCAAACCCCCAAGTCAAAGTATAACTAtaagaggaaaaggaaacgcagagaatatatttttctcttatttgTTTACAACCTTGGTCTGAGTTGTGATGTAATCTAAATCAGAGAAGCAGTGTCTTCTGTTTACAAGTCTTGAACTTTGACCTGTTCCCTTGGTTGGTCAGTCACTTCACTTGTATGCTTGCAAACCACTtaagattaaaaataaaaaagtttacTTGTATTGTATGCTTGCAAGCCACTGATGATCATGGGCCTGCCTCCTGCCACAGGCCGAGGAAACCCATTTATTGAAGACTTGAAGTGAAAAgtttcatgtattttattgcTCTCAAGTTCTCAACAAGGTTAGAGTTCTTCTGATAAAAGTTTATAACTTTATAAGCTAAAGTGaactgagaaaaaaaaaaaaaaaaaaaaaaaactcctgTCCTTCGGATCAGTAATGACCCTTAATCATAAGGTTCAAATCAACGGTTAAGGATCTGCACACTAGTTTATAAtgcaggaaaaaaagaaaaaaagaaacttgtctgaagaagaagaagaaagagaagaagacaaAGCAACCACATGAGcatttgaaacaaagaaagcaagcaaacaataagaaatatataagAATAATAAGTAAAGTGAGGGTTGCTGTATTTGATCAGAACCCAAAAGCGGTCCTGCTCTGAATCACTGGTTTTCTAAATTTccgaaattgaaaaaaaggcCAGAGTGTAAGTGGGGGGTACTGGGGTCTGAGGTAAAGGAacagaaaaagtaaaagagtTAGTAGCAGTAAAAGCTCAAGCCGTACAATCTTCTGCTCACACAGGCATTAGCTTCAGATACCAACTCTATAGTCTCTCAGACAGAGACATAATAACActgaataattaaataatcttttttcctttttgtttttgtttttcaattttttttaaacatttacAACTTCTTTATTCACTTCCCTTTAGTTTATGGATTTCTGTAGAGTTGTCAGAGACAAGAGCTGCCACAGAGGCAGAAGCTTAGCTGCAGAACCAGAAGCAACAGAGGTGCAGTCATAATATGAGCACAGAggggagagacagagagagagagagagagagagagtgagtgagtgagagagaaagaggaggtGGCAATGGCATGCAGCACTGTAATCAGAACCATTAGTTTTATCCATGTACAGAAGATTCTGCAGCTAAATGGTCCCTGAAATAAATATACCTACTCTACTCTCTCTGCTCTGCTCTGCTCTACTCTCAAACTCAAACGCCCTCCCTCTCCCTTTACTAATAATATTGAAATTGAATCATGCAAGTGCAGCCCAACCCCATCCTGTTTCTCtcatcttttctctctttcactGCTCTGTGAAGTCTGAGACAACCAAGTTTTtggtttcatatttttttttccaatttgttcTTTGGAGGAAATTTGCTTGCTCTTTCTTTCTGATTTGGAATTTCCCTGCCTCTTCAATAATAGTAATGAGTGGGAGAACCAGGTTTCCTTTTACACCGTCTCAGTGGCAAGAGCTTGAGCACCAAGCTCTTATCTACAAGTACATGGTTTCAGGCATCTCCATCCCACCTGATCTCCTCTTCTCCATCAAAAGAAGCTGCTTGGACTCTCCTCTGCCTTCAAAGCTCTTCTCACACCACCCTCCGCATAGTAAGCCAACTAGTACAACACCCCCCTTCccccccttctctctctctctctctcccttctctctctctctctctctctctctctctctctctcgtgtgTGTGCGCTCTAAGAATGGAACTTTAGAGctttttgaatgaataatATTTTGGGTGTTGCTTACAAGAAGGTTCCTTGTTATGTTTGTGTGGATTTTGCAGTTGGATGGAGCTGTTTCCAGATGGGTTTGGGGAGGAAAGTAGACCCAGAGCCAGGAAGGTGCAGAAGAACAGATGGGAAGAAATGGAGATGCTCAAAAGAGGCATTTGCTGATTCAAAATACTGTGAGAGACACATGCACAGAGGCAAAAACCGTTCAAGAAAGCCTGTGGAAGTTTTCAAAACACCAATTACAACAAACTCAAacccatcatcatcatcaacaccAACAACCATCTCATCAATCACCTCCAAGAACAACCCCCCTTCTACATCAACCGCAACCTTCCATTCCCTTTCTTCATCACTCTCATCACTGTCCTCTGACTCCCACCACACTCAGCTCAACCACTCTAGTTACAATACCAATCTTGATCATCACCCTTTCCTCTATCATCACACATCTTCTTCAAGGCCTCCTGGATTTGGTTTGTCACATCAAGAAAGAAATACTTCCTTGCTTCTGGACTCTGGTTCTTATCCCCAAGCCAGCTCAGAATACAGGTTTGTCTAGAAACAACTCATAAAGTTATGGTACtttttttcaatgtgtttTATGTTATTTCTTTGATTATTTAACCTGTTCGTggttaaaattttgttttgttttttgtcatTCTGGGAGAAGAAATAGGTATGTTTATGGGCTGAAGGAGGAGGTGGATGAGCATGCATTCTTCTCAGAACCTTCGGGGTCTGTGAGAGACTTCTCTGGCTCTTCATCTATGGATGACTCTTGGCAGTTCACACCACTTACAATGAGTACTTGcacttcttcatcttcaaaacAGAGAAGCTGCTCTGCTTTACAGAGTGAACACTCTCACTTGCAGCTTCAGAGCAATATCACTCCTAAACAGCAGAATTACTATGCTTTGGGTAGTGACATGAAAATGGACAGAAATGAAGGAACCCAGAAAACCATTCATCGCTTCTTTGATGAGTGGCCCCTGAAAGACAAAGATTCATGGCTTGACTTGGATGATAAATCATCAAACAGTGGATCAGTTTCAAACACCAGGCTCTCAATCTCCACTCATGACTTCCCCATCTTCAGCACAAGAAATCATAATGGTACTTACACTGTTTATTTTCAGTTTGTCAATTAATATTCATttgttttgattaattagcTATACTGTTCTTGATTGTTCAGACCCAGTTGTGATCTTCGTCTATTAAGttcattttgtttggttttgcaGATGACTGAGTCTCTCTCTCCAGTACTGGTTTCTGAATCAAAGGCCAAAACTGTACTTACCTGGTGCGTCACTTTAATTTTGGTGTTTGGGTGTTTGTGTGTAAGGTCTAATTACAAATTgactattttcttttattttattagctGAATGTGGTTGAATCAGattattgtgttttaaatGAAGGATCCTATGTCTCTGGCCATCTTGGTTTCATGTCCTACTCTACTCCATATAAGAGGTTCCAAATGAGTCAGCCAAAcctgttttatttttaggctaccattttgatgttttgtttgtttgaaatcATAATTGAGGGGACCCAATGGACCCAGGATTTGCTAAATATTTTGTCAGTTCTGAATCTGAGCTTACACCAGGTTATGTTGGCAAAGAGTAAACCATTCTTGTAAGTTGTAATCTTCAAACCAGGGCAAGCATTGATCACCTTATAAATATATCCACCAGCCACTATACTGGGAAAACGACTCTTCATCAAATGGcttttcccttctttcttGGTCCCTGTTAAAACAACTTactttgtatatatatatatatatatatatatatatatatatatatatatacagtaaAAGAAAccagagaaaagaagaagaaaaaaacaaatttaagaaaaaggaaaagaaagagagagtggtATTAGATGCACGTGCAGTAAGCAGTGACAGTAGCAGATGCAGATATAAATCTGTGTTTAAAATTGTATAAGTATCCGTTTACAGAGCTGAGGCACCAAACATAAATTGGCGCACGCatgttttctttgaaaagATGCCAACCAATCTGCTGCTTCAAATCTTAGATCATGCAagttttaatgttttattcaCCCAATATCTACAAAAGAGCTAGCTGCCAATTCTTCAACCCATATATTAAATAGGACATTTATGTTGGATCCTCAAGCATGTTAAGCCTAATAAATGAATctacaatatattttttgttgtttttttttttttggcactCACTCTTTGGTAATAACCCCATTGCAgtcttatatatatgtaacatATACTGCTTGCCTCATTTTCtgtaaaaatatattattccTTGCGGATTAGAGTTTGATACATACGCAAAAATAATTCCttaaaaatacagaaaaaagCTCTTGCACACATGTCACACTGCTATTGGCACAAATATAGGAGCTCCTATTTACATAGTAAGGAGGAAAGTAATTTCCTATGTAATCAGATGTAgcaatatatgttttttttaattattgttttcttgggaaaatcttgaaaatcaacttaaaagggaaaaaggtgGAAAGAGAcccataaattaaatattctGATGTTATTGGAACTAAAGCAAACTGGGTTCTTAAAAGTTGAAACTGCTGAAACAGTCGTGATCCCACTCCACAAGAAAGAGAGTGTATGGGCGTGAAAGTTGTCTAGTCATATAGAAATGAGGCAGCCAAAATAGGCAGAAGGGAGAGGCAGCAAAGCTTTAGCAGAAACAGCAACACTAATCTAATCTGAATTGTTCTGAAGCCTTTGTTGGGTGAGTGGGTCTGTGGTTGGATACTTGGATTGGACCAGAAAGAGGAAAGAAGAGTCTGCAGATTTCACCATCTTTGCAGACTTAAAAAGACTTCTACACTCATATCAGTTGGCAGATAACTTGATGTGCACTCTCAAGTCTAACACCTCACAGTTTCGAAAAGAACAAAGTGGAGAAGCTTCATCTTATGCACTGTCATTTCAACTCAAGGAGAAATCTTGAAAGGAAAACTTTTAGATGTAACTAAGATTTTCAACTCAAACATCTGCAAATGTTGAGACTCTTGCTTATAGCCACATCTCAGACGTATGTGGTGATCCTATGGTTCAACCTCCATGCATCTATCTATCTACGACTGTCAATTGCAATGAGATGCCCTCCAGAAATATGATCATCTAATCACTAGGGTGGTGCACATGTATTCGGACATGCCCAGGTTTTCGAAGTATAGAATAAAACACTCAAAATCTTACATTCATATGCATATGAGATGAGGGGGGGCAAGCACTAGAAATGAGGAAATTATGCTTCtattagaattttttattttttatttttaatttttaaagttaCAGAATACATGAAAAGAATTCTCAGAACTCTGGGATCACAAACAGAAACTATAAACAATGCAGTGATCCTCAGTGAATAACTCATGCcttcatataaatatattatttgttcAAAATTGCAAGACATATTTACTCCTGATTCCGTAGAGCTCAAGATGATGGATcttaatcatcatcatcaagagCGGCCTCACCATTCACTTTATCACCGCCTTCTCTGCCTTCTCTGCCTTCTCCATCACTCCGTAACTCTGCAGAATTTTCTCTTACAGGACTCGACCCCGGCTGCCTCTCTTGttgctcatcatcatcagattCTGACCATGCCCGCCTTCGTCGAACTGTGGTTGTTGAAGGTGCAGCCTAGAACATAAGATGAATATGTTACAGCCAGCAGGAAGTGAAACATTTAGTCTCTCAATGCATTTATTTCAGCAAGAAATTTTCAGCAGGTTAGAACTCAGACATGAGAATGTATAAAATTTACCACCTCATCCTCGGCATCAGAATCTTCAAGCCCAGCTGCTGCAAGAGGATCTTGAACATTCTCTTCATCATCCTGCTCATTCATCTGACCAGTAGGCTCCCTGTAATTCGTGTTGGCATCTTCATCTTCCAGTTCTTCCTGATCTTCCATCATATCAGCTTCTGCTTCCAATGTGTCGTAACGCGACCTTGAGTATTTGtccttctttctcctttttccaccttttctccttctcttttcaCTATTCCCGCCCTCCTCATCATCCATTTCTGATCTTTCCCTTCGCTTAGAACCAGGTGTACTGCTCTTCCATTGCTCCTGAAGATGCAAAAAGTTTGGGGCAATTAGAAACATGAAATTCTTCAACCAAGTTTAgatgtaaaataaataaataaaagctatCCACTTCCTGTATTCTTCAGCATCCATCTATTTTCTATGAGAATGGCCTGTTTGGATACTACATTAGCATTCTC
Above is a genomic segment from Prunus dulcis chromosome 7, ALMONDv2, whole genome shotgun sequence containing:
- the LOC117636082 gene encoding growth-regulating factor 5-like isoform X2; translation: MVPEINIPTLLSLLCSALLSNSNALPLPLLIILKLNHASAAQPHPVSLIFSLFHCSVKSETTKFLVSYFFFQFVLWRKFACSFFLIWNFPASSIIVMSGRTRFPFTPSQWQELEHQALIYKYMVSGISIPPDLLFSIKRSCLDSPLPSKLFSHHPPHIGWSCFQMGLGRKVDPEPGRCRRTDGKKWRCSKEAFADSKYCERHMHRGKNRSRKPVEVFKTPITTNSNPSSSSTPTTISSITSKNNPPSTSTATFHSLSSSLSSLSSDSHHTQLNHSSYNTNLDHHPFLYHHTSSSRPPGFGLSHQERNTSLLLDSGSYPQASSEYRYVYGLKEEVDEHAFFSEPSGSVRDFSGSSSMDDSWQFTPLTMSTCTSSSSKQRSCSALQSEHSHLQLQSNITPKQQNYYALGSDMKMDRNEGTQKTIHRFFDEWPLKDKDSWLDLDDKSSNSGSVSNTRLSISTHDFPIFSTRNHNDD
- the LOC117636082 gene encoding growth-regulating factor 5-like isoform X1; amino-acid sequence: MVPEINIPTLLSLLCSALLSNSNALPLPLLIILKLNHASAAQPHPVSLIFSLFHCSVKSETTKFLVSYFFFQFVLWRKFACSFFLIWNFPASSIIVMSGRTRFPFTPSQWQELEHQALIYKYMVSGISIPPDLLFSIKRSCLDSPLPSKLFSHHPPHIGWSCFQMGLGRKVDPEPGRCRRTDGKKWRCSKEAFADSKYCERHMHRGKNRSRKPVEVFKTPITTNSNPSSSSTPTTISSITSKNNPPSTSTATFHSLSSSLSSLSSDSHHTQLNHSSYNTNLDHHPFLYHHTSSSRPPGFGLSHQERNTSLLLDSGSYPQASSEYRNRYVYGLKEEVDEHAFFSEPSGSVRDFSGSSSMDDSWQFTPLTMSTCTSSSSKQRSCSALQSEHSHLQLQSNITPKQQNYYALGSDMKMDRNEGTQKTIHRFFDEWPLKDKDSWLDLDDKSSNSGSVSNTRLSISTHDFPIFSTRNHNDD